The following proteins come from a genomic window of Montipora foliosa isolate CH-2021 chromosome 2, ASM3666993v2, whole genome shotgun sequence:
- the LOC137991203 gene encoding myosin-2 heavy chain-like, which produces MESDEELPDQREEYLSEFPPDDVALHLEKDLVQLGLGSDIYDETTYKELASERDDLRQRYERERRERERLEMKFQEEYDQKVYFEGKLSGLSRNISSYEDDLQALRLENGHLKSQFEQIRSALQTSIGAGSAGLARAGSLGHRDVIGVNLISETLSVPENSEIYKQEVSLLAQENVLFKQIIEFIDNLEQSKAVLEEKVSAHAQSKERQTLLENDDVQRLEREKSGLEERVRDLERALGEQEKLIDEIQNKAEENLRVYKRERNVLENELHSQSSALNDYEMQISLMKQSHDTQIQAMEDRLESEITTSKEFQEQNKEILRNIRRLEEERQELLLRIEEAYQAENEVVENRVCLEETYSRDMMELQRALEEEVQTKTELSVEIERLISELVESEKIRKEMEARFLQEGQKLEIPFDTERKVVSLNLNGTPINQVVRQTDSPQHTYPGSQGLPSETQMLKKEVDWKMKLTEEVRKRETLEEENKKLLYQINDLLEKNATERAIPKTSVDETINSPVGKTPYSWNAKRVKNLETEIVELREECRILEKDAKKKKELETKNAELSEEIEDLTAKKDEAVRKQKDLMRELDDSLSSVKQNEDKNRRLIEEADTLSGKIRQMENNFRNEKEDLIRTYSKNKSLEISELLTEKEAIEQKYNEQVKTNRSLEAEIDSSKKRIHDLEKQNECLQKMQGEITNRFTEDLNYERGRAATMNDELEKRLVVFKNHTEQLEAALCENKKMYDEEVRKLEEEKQRIRNELLTDKETYRKRFEEEKRSMESRINEVETKLRQQNSIGSEPVATTSYFGKNESFGNGTVSQPGRGVSTETISDFKRQVDILGSMNNELQETPLNTEREHLREIDALELDNKKVKSTIEEDFRRKMDPNGKGVTFSKAEVSDQRPFSDKSAPEHMEYLVRDYKEQMDDLKGQIKLQMEAFENEKQDLRRQLQEERNSTLRSKMNESSLLHITIQKRTDEVKILRQEKVNLLNRLKKEKGYNKKRETEFSEKVSKIREECERLRCEKNEAQKSVIDQRRKLAATEDRIQSMEEKHQMEIHQLEIKFENKKTKLEQTIVTTESELKEGLQMEYRALLNKEREKYEDTMNDLRKEIASLQEQRRKIQTKLSSQTSRTSYQFITKKNWLNVQSFHKSPSNAYSRPFNGIKQVEDKLRDLEREVETLKREKTEIKLNYRQEKIQLQAEFDQQIVGLEEKYRRQIDGLKRRLHEATMQAQSSMLVSKKVVSVSYLRSFLLMKSVANCIKCLNGFRFYVTFTSIYARKNWFAVLPADI; this is translated from the exons ATGGAATCCGACGAGGAACTGCCTGACCAGCGTGAGGAATACTTAAGCGAGTTCCCTCCTGACGACGTGGCCCTCCATTTAGAAAAAGACCTTGTACAACTAGGCCTCGGCTCAGATATTTATGACGAGACCACCTACAAAGAGTTGGCAAGTGAACGAGATGATCTACGACAAAGATACGAAAGGGAGCGAAGAGAGAGGGAAAGACTGGAGATGAAGTTCCAAGAAGAATATGACCAAAAGGTGTATTTTGAAGGAAAGCTGTCTGGGCTCTCACGGAACATTTCGAGCTACGAAGACGATCTGCAAGCATTACGACTTGAGAACGGACATCTTAAGTCACAGTTTGAACAGATAAGGTCAGCCTTACAAACTTCAATAGGTGCTGGTTCGGCCGGGTTAGCACGGGCTGGATCTCTTGGCCATCGTGATGTTATTGGGGTCAACCTAATTAGCGAAACCTTGTCCGTTCCAGAGAACTCTGAGATTTACAAGCAAGAGGTTTCCCTCTTGGCGCAAGAAAATGTACTTTTTAAACAGATCATTGAATTTATCGACAATCTCGAGCAAAGCAAAGCTGTACTGGAAGAAAAAGTGTCTGCACATGCACAGAGCAAAGAAAGGCAAACTTTGCTAGAAAATGACGACGTTCAGAGGCTAGAAAGAGAAAAATCTGGACTTGAAGAACGCGTGAGAGATTTAGAAAGGGCGCTTGGTGAACAGGAAAAATTGATAGACGAGATTCAAAACAAGGCTGAAGAAAACTTAAGGGTTTACAAGAGGGAGAGAAATGTTTTGGAAAATGAATTGCATTCCCAATCTTCTGCCTTGAACGATTACGAAATGCAGATATCCCTTATGAAGCAATCGCACGACACGCAAATTCAGGCGATGGAAGATAGGCTCGAGTCCGAAATTACCACCAGTAAAGAATTTCAagagcaaaacaaagaaattttgaGAAATATTCGTAGACTGGAGGAAGAAAGACAGGAACTACTTCTAAGGATAGAAGAAGCTTACCAAGCAGAAAACGAAGTTGTCGAAAACAGGGTTTGTCTGGAAGAAACGTACTCGCGGGATATGATGGAGTTGCAAAGAGCTTTAGAAGAAGAAGTTCAGACGAAAACAGAACTGTCTGTAGAAATCGAACGCCTCATAAGCGAGTTAGTGGAGTCTGAGAAAATAAGGAAAGAGATGGAAGCTAGATTCCTTCAAGAAggacaaaagttggaaatcccATTTGATACAGAAAGAAAAGTGGTTTCTTTAAATCTGAATGGCACACCGATTAATCAAGTGGTGAGGCAGACAGACTCGCCTCAGCACACATATCCAGGTTCACAAGGTCTCCCAAGTGAAActcaaatgttgaaaaaggaGGTTGACTGGAAAATGAAACTAACTGAAGAAGTGAGGAAAAGAGAAACACTCGAAGAAGAAAATAAGAAGCTTCTGTATCAGATTAACGACCTATTGGAGAAGAATGCTACTGAAAGAGCAATCCCTAAAACTAGCGTTGACGAAACTATTAATTCCCCTGTTGGCAAAACGCCGTATTCGTGGAATGCTAAAAGAGTTAAAAATCTAGAAACTGAAATAGTAGAGCTCAGAGAAGAATGTCGGATTCTCGAAAAAGATGCCAAGAAAAAGAAGGAGCTTGAAACTAAAAATGCAGAGCTGTCTGAAGAGATTGAGGATCTTACTGCCAAGAAAGACGAAGCCGTACGAAAGCAGAAGGACTTAATGAGAGAGTTAGATGATTCATTGTCGTCCGTGAAACAGAATGAAGATAAAAACAGAAGACTCATTGAAGAAGCTGACACTCTTTCAGGGAAAATTCGGCAAATGGAGAACAACTTCAGAAATGAGAAGGAAGATTTAATAAGAACTTACTCCAAGAACAAATCGTTAGAAATCAGCGAACTGTTGACTGAGAAAGAAGCGATAGAACAAAAGTACAATGAACAGGTAAAGACTAACAGAAGCTTAGAGGCTGAAATAGACTCCTCTAAGAAACGGATTCATGACttagaaaaacaaaacgaatgCCTGCAAAAGATGCAAGGTGAGATTACTAATCGTTTCACAGAAGATTTAAATTATGAAAGAGGAAGAGCTGCAACCATGAATGATGAATTGGAAAAGAGACTTGTTGTCTTTAAAAATCATACGGAACAACTTGAAGCAGCTTTGTGCGAAAATAAAAAGATGTACGATGAGGAGGTTCGGAAGTTGGAAGAAGAAAAACAGCGAATCCGAAACGAACTTCTGACGGACAAGGAGACGTACAGAAAGCGTTTTGAAGAGGAGAAGCGATCTATGGAAAGTAGAATTAATGAGGTAGAGACAAAACTTAGGCAGCAGAACTCGATTGGTAGCGAACCTGTAGCGACAACAAGCTATTTCGGTAAAAATGAAAGCTTTGGAAACGGTACTGTTAGCCAACCTGGCAGGGGTGTGTCCACTGAGACAATATCAGATTTTAAAAGGCAGGTGGATATTCTTGGAAGCATGAACAATGAACTGCAAGAAACGCCCTTGAACACGGAAAGAGAGCACCTCCGAGAAATCGATGCCTTGGAGTTGGACAACAAGAAAGTTAAAAGTACAATAGAGGAAGATTTTAGACGAAAAATGGATCCGAACGGAAAAGGC GTCACTTTCTCAAAGGCTGAGGTTAGTGATCAACGCCCTTTCTCAGACAAGAGTGCGCCTGAGCACATGGAGTACTTAGTAAGAGACTACAAAGAACAGATGGACGATCTCAAAGGACAGATAAAGCTTCAAATGGAAGCCTTTGAGAACGAAAAGCAAGACCTTAGGAGACAATTACAGGAAGAGAGAAATTCTACTTTGCGAAGCAAGATGAATGAGAGCTCACTACTTCACATCACTATCCAAAAACGTACAGACGAGGTGAAAATTTTGAGACAGGAAAAAGTAAATCTCTTAAACAGGctgaaaaaggaaaagggttaCAATAAGAAACGAGAAACCGAGTTCTCTGAGAAGGTGTCAAAAATCAGAGAGGAGTGCGAACGACTTCGATGCGAGAAAAATGAAGCTCAAAAATCAGTTATTGACCAAAGGAGAAAACTGGCCGCAACTGAAGACAGAATACAGAGTATGGAGGAAAAGCATCAAATGGAAATACACCAGCTAGAgattaaatttgaaaacaagaaaacgaagCTCGAGCAAACCATAGTAACAACAGAGAGTGAGCTAAAAGAGGGTCTGCAAATGGAGTATAGAGCACTTTTGAACAAAGAGAGAGAAAAGTACGAGGATACAATGAATGATTTGAGAAAAGAGATCGCTTCTCTGCAAGAGCAGAGACGAAAAATCCAAACGAAACTTTCTAGTCAGACTTCTCGGACTTCCTACCAATTTATTACGAAGAAAAACTGGTTAAATGTACAGTCATTTCACAAGTCTCCATCTAACGCATATTCGAGGCCTTTTAATGGGATAAAACAAGTGGAGGATAAATTGCGTGATCTGGAGCGTGAAGTGGAAACATTAAAGAGAGAGAAGACAGAGATCAAGCTAAATTATAGACAAGAGAAAATTCAGCTTCAAGCAGAGTTTGATCAACAAATAGTTGGACTTGAGGAGAAGTACAGAAGGCAGATTGACGGCTTAAAAAGAAGGCTCCATGAAGCTACAATGCAAGCTCAATCATCCATGCTCGTGTCCAAGAAAGTGGTGAGTGTGAGTTACTTGAGATCTTTTTTGTTAATGAAATCAGTTGCAAACTGTATCAAATGCTTAAACGGCTTTCGTTTCTACGTTACATTCACATCGATTTATGCGAGGAAGAATTGGTTTGCTGTATTGCCTGCGGACATATAG
- the LOC137991204 gene encoding uncharacterized protein, protein MQERASSQPKQDRSRRSSIYSLNTTEPIKDQDFSDETVSGLQEIELSLLKDRMNDNEEREARSLGAKNKKTANVRFSSNSERGRDRGRILRRLSSSMLELNSTSNLPSGSFVKSNGALSFESVENIREARKRDSFLSQSQSDLRFLGKDSKARDDQLLGRRVYVDRGSPSLSLGRQEIILPHFQSLSRGEPLSGFEALRNNEYMHPRSEQVFMPSVGIIGGLYQARRGGPAALSIGSYSPRGLRQQHHGSGFQRVVTRHDDALQGVGGKLVHNARLNSTQHKIQDNSSASHLQQAPDGIVYAGNSERSNPSRDTSDKRFHQNHLDNSSSTVLHHASVGIGGDFESRKHSEAFLADYAQDVESESKSERAITVDGSGSEEPQTNAVDINPKMMVSETHFPIERSTTSAQQNDIEAIQANHLTSEQVDEPDTEQDDHVLSSPSRPPASREATDSAQA, encoded by the exons ATGCAGGAAAGAGCCTCTTCACAGCCTAAG CAGGATCGTTCCCGTCGTTCTTCTATTTACTCATTAAATACCACCGAGCCAATAAAGGACCAAGATTTCTCGGATGAAACCGTGAGCGGTCTGCAAGAAATAGAGTTGAGTTTGCTTAAGGACAGAATGAACGACAATGAAGAACGCGAGGCTCGATCTCTgggagcaaaaaacaaaaag aCTGCAAATGTGCGGTTTTCTTCGAACTCGGAAAGAGGCCGTGATCGAGGACGTATCCTAAGAAGACTGTCATCTTCAATGCTTGAACTCAACTCGACTTCTAATCTTCCAAGTGGTTCGTTTGTAAAGTCCAATGGTGCTTTAAGTTTCGAGAGCGTGGAAAACATTAGAGAAGCAAGGAAAAGGGATTCCTTTTTGAGCCAGTCACAAAGTGACCTCCGTTTTCTTGGCAAAGACTCTAAGGCTAGAGATGATCAGCTCTTGGGCCGTCGTGTTTATGTTGACAGGGGCTCTCCATCCTTGTCACTTGGGCGCCAAGAAATTATCCTACCGCATTTCCAATCGCTAAGTCGTGGAGAACCTTTGAGTGGTTTTGAAGCCTTGCGAAACAACGAGTATATGCACCCGAGAAGTGAACAAGTCTTCATGCCATCAGTTGGTATTATTGGAGGTCTTTATCAAGCAAGAAGAGGAGGACCTGCTGCATTGTCCATTGGAAGTTACAGTCCCCGTGGCTTGCGTCAGCAGCACCATGGTTCTGGCTTTCAGCGTGTTGTGACACGGCACGACGATGCATTGCAGGGTGTTGGTGGGAAATTGGTCCACAATGCACGTCTCAATAGCACTCAACACAAAATTCAGGACAATTCTTCCGCTTCACATTTACAGCAAGCCCCAGATGGTATTGTATATGCTGGTAACTCCGAACGGAGCAATCCTAGTCGAGACACTTCGGATAAACGCTTTCACCAAAATCATCTCGATAACTCTTCTTCGACGGTTTTGCATCACGCCTCGGTTGGTATTGGTGGTGACTTTGAATCGAGGAAACACAGTGAGGCCTTCTTAGCTGACTACGCACAAGATGTCGAGTCTGAAAGCAAATCAGAACGAGCCATTACAGTCGATGGTAGTGGATCAGAGGAACCACAAACAAATGCAGTGGACATCAATCCGAAGATGATGGTTTCGGAAACTCATTTTCCTATTGAAAGGAGTACAACCTCTGCACAACAAAATGACATTGAGGCAATACAAGCAAATCACCTCACTAGTGAGCAGGTTGATGAACCAGACACAGAGCAAGACGACCATGTTCTATCCTCGCCTTCCAGACCACCAGCTTCCCGAGAAGCTACAGACAGTGCACAGGCTTAA